GAGATAAATCCTTTTCTCATTCTTTCTCTTTGTCCGGCTCCCCTGTTTATTGCTAAAAACGTGGTGGCTGAGTTGGCAATGCTTTGTTCAGGAGCAAGTACAAAATCGTCAATGCGATTAACGGCATTAAAAGCTGCTATAGCATGCACACCAAGTGGATTAACGGCTCCTTGCACAAACAACTTACCAATATATAAACAAGTTTGCTGCATGGCAGAAACCGAACTATAATTTACTGTGTCTCGTAACAATGATCTGTCAAACACAAATTCAGAACGCTTGAATTTCAGAATCGGTATTTCTTTCCAGACATAATATATACATAGAAAGGCGGATATTGCTTCTGCTGTTACGGTTGCGCAAGCTGCACCTATTACTCCCATTTTAAAGACAACAACAAAAAGAATATCCATTATTATATTCATGATTGACGATGTTATCAGGAAGTAGAGCGGAACTTTCGAATTGCCCATACTACGCAATGTTGATGCGTAGATATTGTATGTGAAGGTGAAAACTAATCCGATAAATATGATCTGAAGAAAATGCGTTGCATCATCAATAATTTCGTTTGGGGTATTCATAAACATCAATATGGTGCGTGAGAATACAATGCCAAGGATGATGAGGACTAATGTAAAAATGCCTCCAGCAATAAACGATGTGGATATTTCACGCTTTAACTTTTTCATGTCACCTGCTCCGAAAAACTCGCTCATCAGAACTGACATTCCCAGGCAAATACCGACTATCATAAAGATAATGATGTTCATAATTGGACTTGCTGCTCCAACAG
The sequence above is drawn from the uncultured Bacteroides sp. genome and encodes:
- a CDS encoding MATE family efflux transporter, whose protein sequence is MNNKNKADMTVGRISPQLIRFAIPLILGNFFQLTYNAADSIIVGRFVGPNALAAVGAASPIMNIIIFMIVGICLGMSVLMSEFFGAGDMKKLKREISTSFIAGGIFTLVLIILGIVFSRTILMFMNTPNEIIDDATHFLQIIFIGLVFTFTYNIYASTLRSMGNSKVPLYFLITSSIMNIIMDILFVVVFKMGVIGAACATVTAEAISAFLCIYYVWKEIPILKFKRSEFVFDRSLLRDTVNYSSVSAMQQTCLYIGKLFVQGAVNPLGVHAIAAFNAVNRIDDFVLAPEQSIANSATTFLAINRGAGQRERMRKGFISSIKIELVYSVVLMVGIYFGAYWLVYPFVGDEGVNVIKSGVLYLQTMAFFYFLPGLTNALQGFFRGIGKLKVTLNSTFFQIFARAIAAYIFAPHWGMSGIAYACLIGWIVMLAYEVPTFLKVWRN